The region GCAATACAAAGTGGCTTGGGTCGTAGTTGATACCGGCGCGGGGGTGGTTACCCACTTTCTCCAGGAACATCTCGAAGGTGATACCGTCGTGCAAATCCTCGCCGGGGTGAAGCTCATACGCCACATCGACCCCGGCTTCGTCATAGGCGTTCAGGATGGGTAGCCAGCGGTCGGCGAGTTCTTTGAATCCCGTTTCGACCAGACCCGCCGGACGCTGTGGCCAGGGATATACGAATGGCCATAGCAGCGCGCCCGAAAAAGTAGGACTAGCCACCAGGCCCAGATTCTTACTGGCTTTGGCCGTCATCAGCAGCTGATCGACCGCCCATGCCTGCTGTTCTTTGGGCTTGCCCGCCAGTTCAGCCGGACCGAAGCCATCGAACATAGGGCCGTAGGCCGGATGTACCGCTACTAACTGACCTTGAAGGTGCGTGGCGAGTTCAGTGATCTCGACGCCGATATCCTTCAGCTTGCCTTTCAGCTCATCGCAGTAGGTCAGGCTTTCAGAAGCCTGCTTGAGGTCGATCATCCGTGGGTCCCAGGTGGGAATCTGGATTCCTTTATAGCCGAGATCGGCCATGTATTTGGCAATGGACTCCAGGTTATTGAAGGGCTCTGCGTCCCCTAGAAACTGGGCTAAGAATATGCCCGGACCTTTCATTGTTTTCATTCTTCTGTGATTTGGTTATCAAGGGCTGAAGCAGGAAAAATCATTAGACACCCTTTTCTTTCATTGGCAATAAACGCGGCAAACTGCTCAAAATGATTTTTAAAAAGAGATATGATCGACTGATTACTCAAATTCCCTGTTCGTAACCAAATAATTTTGGGCGGAAATCCCCTTACAGAGCCTATGTCGGGAATATCTTTATCGAACGAGACAACCGTGTAATTGTTCTGACGGGCATATTCCCATATCTGAAAATCATCCGCATTTAAAAGACCACACTCCCGAACGCCTACTACCTCCGGGAGTGTGGCC is a window of Spirosoma linguale DSM 74 DNA encoding:
- a CDS encoding Xylose isomerase domain protein TIM barrel (PFAM: Xylose isomerase domain protein TIM barrel; AP endonuclease 2 domain protein~KEGG: cja:CJA_3344 AP endonuclease family 2 C terminus family) produces the protein MKTMKGPGIFLAQFLGDAEPFNNLESIAKYMADLGYKGIQIPTWDPRMIDLKQASESLTYCDELKGKLKDIGVEITELATHLQGQLVAVHPAYGPMFDGFGPAELAGKPKEQQAWAVDQLLMTAKASKNLGLVASPTFSGALLWPFVYPWPQRPAGLVETGFKELADRWLPILNAYDEAGVDVAYELHPGEDLHDGITFEMFLEKVGNHPRAGINYDPSHFVLQQLDYLQFIDFYHDRIFAYHVKDAEFNPTGKQGVYGGYQGWVERAGRFRSLGDGQVDFAGIFSKLAQYDYDRWAVLEWECAIKHPEQGAAEGAPFISDHIIRVTERAFDDFAGTGADDAFNKKVLGL
- a CDS encoding conserved hypothetical protein (KEGG: rpt:Rpal_0895 hypothetical protein), whose translation is MRLLFDQNISFRVVKQLRATLPEVVGVRECGLLNADDFQIWEYARQNNYTVVSFDKDIPDIGSVRGFPPKIIWLRTGNLSNQSIISLFKNHFEQFAAFIANERKGCLMIFPASALDNQITEE